Proteins from a genomic interval of Zingiber officinale cultivar Zhangliang chromosome 2A, Zo_v1.1, whole genome shotgun sequence:
- the LOC122041779 gene encoding shaggy-related protein kinase alpha-like has protein sequence MASMAPTSGPNNAGGSSLSVDRLPDEMNDMHIRDDKEVEATVIDGNETETGHIIVTTIGGRNGQPKQTISYMAERVIGHGSFGVVFQAKSLETGETVAIKKVLQDKRYKNRELQTMRLLDHPNVVCLKHCFFSTTVKEEPYLNLVLEYVPETVHRVIQHYNKMNQRAPLIYVKLYMYQICRALAYMHGGIGVCHRDIKPQNLLVNPHTHQLKICDFGSAKVLVKGEPNISYICSRYYRAPELIFGATEYTTAIDIWSAGCVLAELLLGQPLFPGDSGVNQLVEIIKILGTPTREEIKCMNPKYTKFKFPQMKAHPWHKIFHKRMPPEAVDLVSRLLQYSPKLRSTALEALIHPFFNELRDPNARLPNSSRYLPPLFNFKPHELKGVPVEIVAKLIPEHARKQCTFLGL, from the exons ATGGCTTCTATGGCACCCACATCGGGGCCAAACAATGCTGGTGGTAGTAGTCTTTCTGTTGATAGGTTGCCAGATGAAATGAATGATATGCACATAAGAGATGATAAA GAAGTGGAAGCTACTGTAATTGATGGCAATGAGACAGAGACGGGTCATATAATTGTGACAACTATTGGTGGCAGAAATGGCCAGCCAAAACAG ACTATAAGTTACATGGCTGAGCGTGTAATAGGGCATGGATCATTTGGAGTTGTATTCCAG GCTAAATCTCTTGAGACAGGGGAGACAGTAGCTATAAAAAAGGTTCTCCAAGACAAGAGGTATAAGAACCGTGAATTGCAAACTATGCGGCTTCTTGACCATCCAAATGTTGTGTGCTTGAAGCACTGTTTCTTTTCAACAACTGTAAAAGAAGAACCATATCTTAACTTGGTTCTTGAGTATGTGCCTGAGACTGTTCATCGAGTAATTCAACACTACAACAAGATGAATCAGCGCGCGCCATTGATATATGTGAAGCTTTATATGTATcag ATTTGTAGAGCATTGGCCTATATGCATGGTGGCATTGGAGTTTGCCACAGAGACATCAAACCACAAAATCTTTTG GTCAACCCGCACACACATCAGTTGAAAATATGCGACTTTGGAAGTGCGAAAGTCTTG GTTAAAGGGGAACCAAATATATCCTATATATGTTCTAGATATTACCGAGCCCCTGAGCTCATTTTTGGTGCGACAGAGTATACAACAGCTATTGACATATGGTCAGCTGGTTGTGTTCTTGCTGAACTCCTCCTTGGACAG CCACTTTTTCCTGGAGATAGTGGAGTTAATCAGCTTGTAGAAATTATCAAG ATTTTGGGTACTCCAACAAGAGAAGAAATTAAATGCATGAATCCCAAATACACGAAGTTCAAATTTCCCCAGATGAAAGCTCATCCATGGCACAAG ATTTTCCATAAAAGAATGCCTCCTGAGGCAGTAGATCTTGTCTCCCGACTTCTTCAGTATTCGCCAAAGTTGAGGAGTACCGCT TTGGAAGCATTGATCCACCCATTCTTTAATGAACTTCGAGATCCAAATGCTCGATTACCAAATAGCAGCCGGTATCTACCTCCTCTCTTTAACTTCAAGCCGCATG AGTTAAAAGGTGTTCCAGTGGAAATCGTAGCCAAGTTGATTCCAGAGCATGCAAGGAAGCAATGCACCTTCTTGGGACTGTGA